A section of the Pan paniscus chromosome 11, NHGRI_mPanPan1-v2.0_pri, whole genome shotgun sequence genome encodes:
- the LOC100986896 gene encoding protein FAM74A7 has translation MWRELRGCPGGDVETAQRLSRRRRGKSSEAVPEKTWRAQRMSQTRESSEAVPEKMWREFRGCPGEHVERAQRLRDCPGEDMETAQRLSARRRAESSEAVPEKTWRELKGCPQEDVERVQRLSLLLHLAVFLWIIIAINFSNSGVKSQSSTYLPSGKILK, from the exons ATGTGGAGGGAGCTCAGAGGCTGTCCTGGAGGAGACGTGGAGACAGCTCAGAGGCTGTCCCGGAGAAGACGTGGAAAGAGCTCAGAGGCTGTCCCAGAGAAGACGTGGAGAGCTCAGAGGATGTCCCAAACAAGAGAGAGCTCAGAGGCTGTCCCAGAGAAGATGTGGAGAGAGTTCAGAGGCTGTCCCGGAGAACACGTGGAAAGAGCTCAGAGACTCAGAGACTGTCCCGGAGAAGACATGGAAACAGCTCAGAGGCTGTCTGCAAGAAGACGTGCAGAGAGTTCAGAGGCTGTCCCAGAGAAGACATGGAGAGAGCTCAAAGGCTGTCCACAAGAAGATGTGGAGAGAGTTCAGAGGCTGTCGTTACTGCTGCACTTGGCTGTTTTTCTTTGGATAATTATTGCAATCAATTTTAGTAATTCAGGTGTTAAATCACAGTCAAGCACCTATTTACCTAGTG GTAAAATCCTTAAGTAA
- the LOC129393074 gene encoding spermatogenesis-associated protein 31A7 isoform X1, with protein MPRAQLLESNAPIHMENLPFPLKLLSASSLNAPSSTPWVLDIFLTLVFALGFFFLLLPFLSYLRCDDPPSPSPGKRKLVSVHHRVSQCPVGRRRRPRGRMKNHSLRAGRECPRGLEKTLDLLSQLQSLLEPHLDKGDFGQLSGPDPPGEVGERAPDGASQSSHEPMEDAAPILSPLASPDPQAKHPQDLASTPSPGPMTTSVSSLSASQPPEPSLPLEHPSPEPPALFPHPPHTPDPLACSPPPPKGFTAPPLRDSTLITPSHCDSVALPLGTVPQSLSPHEDLVASVPAISGLGGSNSHVSASSWWQETARTSCAFNSSVQQDHLSRHPPETCQMEAGSPFLLSSDGQNVVGIQVTETAKVNIWEEKENVESFTNQMTPEKHLNSLRNLVKSLDAEQDTTNPKPFWNMGENSKQLPGPQKLSDPRLLQQNFWKNYSQLFWGLPSLHSESLVANAWVTDRSYTLQSPPFLFNEMSNVCPIQRETTMSPLLFQAQPLSHLGPECQPFISSTPQFRPTPMAQAEAQAHLQSSFPVLSPAFPSLIKNTGVACPASQNKVQALSLPETQHPEWPLLRKQLEGRLALPSRVQKSQDVFSVSTPNLPQESLTSILPENFPVSPEIRRQLEQHIKKWIIQHWGNLGRIQESPDLMQLRDESPGTSQAKGKPSPWQSSMSTGESSKEAQKVKFQLERDPCPHLGQILGETPQNLSRDMKSFPRKVLGVTSEESERNLRKPLRSDSGSDLLRCTERTHIENILKAHMGRNLGQTNEGLIPVCVRRSWRAVNQALPVSNTHVKTSNLAAPKSGKACVNTAQVLSFLEPCTQQVLGAHILRFWAKHRWGLPLRVLKPIQCFKLEKVSSLSLTQLAGPSSATCESGAGSEVEVDMFLRKPPMPSLRKQVLTKASDHMPESLLASSPACKQFPRGIPSWNDHGPLKPPPAGEEGSWPSMPLTYSLTGSTQQSRSLGAQSSKAGETREAVPQCRVPLETCMLANLQATSEDVHGFEAPGTSKSSLHPRVSVSQDPRKLCLMEEVVSEFEPGMATKSETQPQVCAAVVLLPDGQASVVPHASENLASQVPQGHLQSMPTGNMWASQELHDLMAARRSKLVHEEPRNPNCQGSCKSQRPMFPPIHKSEKSRKPNLEKHEERLEGLRTPQLTPVRKTEDTHQDEGVQLLPSKKQPPSISHFGENIKQFFQWIFSKKKSKPAPVTAESQKTVKNRSCVYSSGAEAQGLMTAVGQMLEKKMSLCHACHASKVNQHKQKFQVPVCGFPCNHRHLFYSEHGRILSYAASSQQATLKSQGCPNRDRQIRNQQPLKSVRCNNEQWGLRHPQILHPKKAVSPVSPPQHWPKTSGASSHHHHCPRHCLLWEGI; from the exons CTGGTAGAGAGTGCCCAAGAGGCCTGGAGAAGACTTTGGACCTGCTTTCACAACTGCAGAG CCtcctggagccacaccttgacaAAGGTGACTTTGGTCAGCTCTCCGGTCCAGACCCCCCAGGTGAGGTGGGCGAAAGAGCACCTGATGGAGCCTCCCAGTCCTCTCATGAGCCTATGGAAGATGCTGCTCCCATTCTCTCCCCGTTAGCTTCCCCGGATCCTCAAGCCAAGCATCCTCAGGATCTGGCCTCCACCCCATCACCAGGCCCAATGaccacctcagtctcctcccTAAGTGCCTCCCAGCCACCAGAACCTTCCCTTCCCCTAGAACACCCCTCACCCGAGCCACCTGCACTTTTCcctcacccaccacacaccccTGATCCTCTGGCCTGCTCTCCGCCTCCTCCAAAAGGCTTCACTGCTCCTCCCCTGCGGGACTCCACACTGATAACTCCATCTCACTGTGACTCAGTGGCACTTCCACTGGGCACTGTCCCTCAAAGCTTGTCTCCACATGAGGATTTGGTGGCTTCTGTCCCAGCCATCTCAGGCCTTGGTGGCTCAAACAGTCATGTTTCTGCCTCCTCCTGGTGGCAGGAGACTGCCAGAACCTCGTGCGCCTTTAACTCATCAGTCCAGCAAGATCATCTTTCCCGCCACCCACCAGAGACCTGTCAGATGGAAGCTGGTAGCCCGTTTTTGCTCAGCTCTGATGGCCAGAATGTCGTGGGGATACAAGTCACAGAAACAGCCAAGGTCAacatttgggaagaaaaagaaaatgttgaatcATTTACAAATCAAATGACCCCAGAAAAGCACTTAAATTCTTTGCGGAATTTGGTTAAATCATTGGATGCTGAGCAGGACACCACAAACCCAAAACCCTTCTGGAACATGGGAGAGAACTCGAAACAGCTGCCAGGACCTCAGAAGCTCTCAGATCCTAGGCTCTTGCAGCAAAATTTTTGGAAGAATTATAGCCAGCTTTTCTGGGGCCTCCCCTCTCTGCACAGCGAGTCCCTGGTGGCTAACGCCTGGGTAACTGACAGGTCTTATACTTTACAGTCTCCTCCTTTCTTGTTCAATGAAATGTCCAATGTCTGCCCAATTCAAAGGGAGACTACAATGTCCCCACTGCTTTTCCAGGCCCAGCCCCTGTCCCATCTGGGGCCCGAGTGCCAACCCTTTATTTCATCCACACCCCAATTCCGGCCCACACCTATGGCTCAGGCCGAGGCTCAGGCCCATCTTCAATCCTCTTTCCCAGTCCTATCTCCTGCTTTTCCATCCCTGATTAAGAACACTGGAGTAGCTTGCCCTGCATCGCAGAATAAAGTGCAAGCTCTCTCCCTACCTGAAACTCAGCACCCTGAATGGCCTTTGTTGAGGAAACAACTAGAAGGTAGGTTGGCTTTACCCTCTAGGGTCCAAAAATCTCAGGACGTCTTTAGTGTCTCCACTCCTAACCTTCCCCAGGAAAGTTTGACATCCATTCTGCCTGAGAACTTTCCAGTCAGTCCTGAAATCCGGAGACAACTGGAGCAACACATAAAAAAGTGGATCATCCAACACTGGGGCAACTTGGGAAGGATCCAAGAGTCTCCGGATCTGATGCAGCTTCGGGATGAATCACCAGGGACAAGTCAGGCCAAGGGCAAACCCAGTCCCTGGCAGTCCTCCATGTCCACAGGTGAAAGCAGCAAGGAGGCACAGAAGGTGAAGTTCCAGCTAGAGAGGGACCCGTGCCCACATCTGGGGCAAATTCTGGGTGAGACCCCACAAAATCTATCCAGGGACATGAAAAGCTTCCCACGGAAGGTTCTGGGGGTGACTTCTGAGGAGTCGGAAAGGAACTTGAGGAAGCCCTTGAGGAGTGACTCGGGAAGTGATTTATTAAGATGCACAGAGAGGACTCATATAGAAAACATCCTGAAAGCCCACATGGGCAGGAACTTGGGCCAGACCAACGAGGGCTTGATCCCCGTGTGTGTGCGTCGATCCTGGCGTGCTGTCAACCAGGCTCTTCCCGTGTCCAACACCCACGTGAAAACCAGCAATCTAGCAGCCCCGAAAAGTGGGAAAGCCTGTGTGAACACAGCCCAGGTGCTTTCCTTCCTCGAGCCGTGTACTCAGCAGGTGTTGGGAGCCcatattttgaggttttgggCCAAACACAGGTGGGGTCTACCCCTCAGGGTCCTCAAGCCCATTCAGTGCTTTAAACTGGAAAAGGTTTCATCCTTGTCCCTTACACAGCTTGCCGGTCCCTCCTCAGCCACCTGTGAATCTGGGGCTGGCTCAGAAGTTGAGGTGGACATGTTCCTTAGAAAGCCACCAATGCCAAGTCTGAGAAAGCAGGTGCTGACCAAAGCATCTGATCACATGCCAGAGAGTCTTCTGGCCTCCTCACCTGCATGTAAGCAGTTCCCGCGAGGAATCCCATCTTGGAATGATCATGGGCCCTTGAAGCCTCCTCCAGCTGGAGAGGAGGGCAGTTGGCCATCTATGCCCCTCACGTACAGCCTCACAGGCAGCACCCAGCAGAGCAGGAGCTTAGGAGCCCAATCTTCAAAGGCTGGAGAGACAAGGGAGGCAGTGCCACAATGCAGAGTCCCCTTGGAAACCTGTATGCTGGCAAACCTCCAAGCCACAAGTGAGGATGTGCATGGTTTCGAGGCTCCAGGGACCAGCAAAAGCTCTCTACACCCTAGAGTGTCTGTCTCCCAAGATCCAAGAAAGCTGTGTCTTATGGAGGAGGTTGTTAGTGAATTTGAGCCTGGAATGGCCACAAAGTCAGAGACCCAGCCTCAAGTTTGTGCCGCTGTTGTGCTCCTTCCAGATGGGCAAGCATCTGTTGTGCCCCACGCTTCAGAGAATTTGGCTTCTCAAGTGCCCCAGGGCCATCTCCAGAGCATGCCTACTGGGAACATGTGGGCTTCCCAGGAGCTACATGACCTCATGGCAGCCAGAAGGAGCAAACTGGTGCACGAGGAGCCCAGAAACCCAAACTGTCAAGGCTCATGCAAGAGCCAAAGGCCAATGTTTCCCCCTATTCACAAGAGTGAGAAGTCTAGGAAGCCCAACttagaaaaacatgaagaaaggCTTGAAGGATTGAGGACTCCTCAACTTACCCCAGTCAGGAAAACAGAAGACACCCATCAGGATGAAGGCGTCCAGCTACTGCCATCAAAGAAACAGCCTCCTTCAATAAGCCACTTTGGAGAAAACATCAAGCAATTTTTTCAGtggattttttcaaagaaaaaaagcaagccaGCACCAGTCACTGCTGAGAgccaaaaaacagtaaaaaacagATCATGTGTGTACAGCAGCGGTGCTGAAGCTCAGGGTCTCATGACGGCAGTTGGACAAATGCTGGAGAAGAAAATGTCACTTTGTCATGCGTGCCATGCCTCGAAGGTAAATCAGCACAAACAGAAGTTTCAAGTCCCAGTCTGTGGGTTTCCCTGCAACCACAGGCACCTCTTCTACTCAGAACACGGCAGAATACTGAGCTATGCAGCCAGCAGTCAACAAGCCACTCTCAAGAGCCAGGGTTGTCCCAACAGAGACAGGCAAATCAGAAATCAACAGCCCTTGAAAAGTGTGCGGTGCAACAATGAGCAATGGGGCCTGCGACATCCCCAAATCTTGCACCCCAAGAAAGCTGTATCCCCAGTCAGTCCCCCTCAGCACTGGCCGAAGACATCCGGTGCCTCTagccaccatcaccactgtccaaGGCACTGTCTTCTTTGGGAAGGTATCTGA
- the LOC129393074 gene encoding spermatogenesis-associated protein 31A1 isoform X2 yields the protein MKPWWARDWALTSRGQSGRECPRGLEKTLDLLSQLQSLLEPHLDKGDFGQLSGPDPPGEVGERAPDGASQSSHEPMEDAAPILSPLASPDPQAKHPQDLASTPSPGPMTTSVSSLSASQPPEPSLPLEHPSPEPPALFPHPPHTPDPLACSPPPPKGFTAPPLRDSTLITPSHCDSVALPLGTVPQSLSPHEDLVASVPAISGLGGSNSHVSASSWWQETARTSCAFNSSVQQDHLSRHPPETCQMEAGSPFLLSSDGQNVVGIQVTETAKVNIWEEKENVESFTNQMTPEKHLNSLRNLVKSLDAEQDTTNPKPFWNMGENSKQLPGPQKLSDPRLLQQNFWKNYSQLFWGLPSLHSESLVANAWVTDRSYTLQSPPFLFNEMSNVCPIQRETTMSPLLFQAQPLSHLGPECQPFISSTPQFRPTPMAQAEAQAHLQSSFPVLSPAFPSLIKNTGVACPASQNKVQALSLPETQHPEWPLLRKQLEGRLALPSRVQKSQDVFSVSTPNLPQESLTSILPENFPVSPEIRRQLEQHIKKWIIQHWGNLGRIQESPDLMQLRDESPGTSQAKGKPSPWQSSMSTGESSKEAQKVKFQLERDPCPHLGQILGETPQNLSRDMKSFPRKVLGVTSEESERNLRKPLRSDSGSDLLRCTERTHIENILKAHMGRNLGQTNEGLIPVCVRRSWRAVNQALPVSNTHVKTSNLAAPKSGKACVNTAQVLSFLEPCTQQVLGAHILRFWAKHRWGLPLRVLKPIQCFKLEKVSSLSLTQLAGPSSATCESGAGSEVEVDMFLRKPPMPSLRKQVLTKASDHMPESLLASSPACKQFPRGIPSWNDHGPLKPPPAGEEGSWPSMPLTYSLTGSTQQSRSLGAQSSKAGETREAVPQCRVPLETCMLANLQATSEDVHGFEAPGTSKSSLHPRVSVSQDPRKLCLMEEVVSEFEPGMATKSETQPQVCAAVVLLPDGQASVVPHASENLASQVPQGHLQSMPTGNMWASQELHDLMAARRSKLVHEEPRNPNCQGSCKSQRPMFPPIHKSEKSRKPNLEKHEERLEGLRTPQLTPVRKTEDTHQDEGVQLLPSKKQPPSISHFGENIKQFFQWIFSKKKSKPAPVTAESQKTVKNRSCVYSSGAEAQGLMTAVGQMLEKKMSLCHACHASKVNQHKQKFQVPVCGFPCNHRHLFYSEHGRILSYAASSQQATLKSQGCPNRDRQIRNQQPLKSVRCNNEQWGLRHPQILHPKKAVSPVSPPQHWPKTSGASSHHHHCPRHCLLWEGI from the exons CTGGTAGAGAGTGCCCAAGAGGCCTGGAGAAGACTTTGGACCTGCTTTCACAACTGCAGAG CCtcctggagccacaccttgacaAAGGTGACTTTGGTCAGCTCTCCGGTCCAGACCCCCCAGGTGAGGTGGGCGAAAGAGCACCTGATGGAGCCTCCCAGTCCTCTCATGAGCCTATGGAAGATGCTGCTCCCATTCTCTCCCCGTTAGCTTCCCCGGATCCTCAAGCCAAGCATCCTCAGGATCTGGCCTCCACCCCATCACCAGGCCCAATGaccacctcagtctcctcccTAAGTGCCTCCCAGCCACCAGAACCTTCCCTTCCCCTAGAACACCCCTCACCCGAGCCACCTGCACTTTTCcctcacccaccacacaccccTGATCCTCTGGCCTGCTCTCCGCCTCCTCCAAAAGGCTTCACTGCTCCTCCCCTGCGGGACTCCACACTGATAACTCCATCTCACTGTGACTCAGTGGCACTTCCACTGGGCACTGTCCCTCAAAGCTTGTCTCCACATGAGGATTTGGTGGCTTCTGTCCCAGCCATCTCAGGCCTTGGTGGCTCAAACAGTCATGTTTCTGCCTCCTCCTGGTGGCAGGAGACTGCCAGAACCTCGTGCGCCTTTAACTCATCAGTCCAGCAAGATCATCTTTCCCGCCACCCACCAGAGACCTGTCAGATGGAAGCTGGTAGCCCGTTTTTGCTCAGCTCTGATGGCCAGAATGTCGTGGGGATACAAGTCACAGAAACAGCCAAGGTCAacatttgggaagaaaaagaaaatgttgaatcATTTACAAATCAAATGACCCCAGAAAAGCACTTAAATTCTTTGCGGAATTTGGTTAAATCATTGGATGCTGAGCAGGACACCACAAACCCAAAACCCTTCTGGAACATGGGAGAGAACTCGAAACAGCTGCCAGGACCTCAGAAGCTCTCAGATCCTAGGCTCTTGCAGCAAAATTTTTGGAAGAATTATAGCCAGCTTTTCTGGGGCCTCCCCTCTCTGCACAGCGAGTCCCTGGTGGCTAACGCCTGGGTAACTGACAGGTCTTATACTTTACAGTCTCCTCCTTTCTTGTTCAATGAAATGTCCAATGTCTGCCCAATTCAAAGGGAGACTACAATGTCCCCACTGCTTTTCCAGGCCCAGCCCCTGTCCCATCTGGGGCCCGAGTGCCAACCCTTTATTTCATCCACACCCCAATTCCGGCCCACACCTATGGCTCAGGCCGAGGCTCAGGCCCATCTTCAATCCTCTTTCCCAGTCCTATCTCCTGCTTTTCCATCCCTGATTAAGAACACTGGAGTAGCTTGCCCTGCATCGCAGAATAAAGTGCAAGCTCTCTCCCTACCTGAAACTCAGCACCCTGAATGGCCTTTGTTGAGGAAACAACTAGAAGGTAGGTTGGCTTTACCCTCTAGGGTCCAAAAATCTCAGGACGTCTTTAGTGTCTCCACTCCTAACCTTCCCCAGGAAAGTTTGACATCCATTCTGCCTGAGAACTTTCCAGTCAGTCCTGAAATCCGGAGACAACTGGAGCAACACATAAAAAAGTGGATCATCCAACACTGGGGCAACTTGGGAAGGATCCAAGAGTCTCCGGATCTGATGCAGCTTCGGGATGAATCACCAGGGACAAGTCAGGCCAAGGGCAAACCCAGTCCCTGGCAGTCCTCCATGTCCACAGGTGAAAGCAGCAAGGAGGCACAGAAGGTGAAGTTCCAGCTAGAGAGGGACCCGTGCCCACATCTGGGGCAAATTCTGGGTGAGACCCCACAAAATCTATCCAGGGACATGAAAAGCTTCCCACGGAAGGTTCTGGGGGTGACTTCTGAGGAGTCGGAAAGGAACTTGAGGAAGCCCTTGAGGAGTGACTCGGGAAGTGATTTATTAAGATGCACAGAGAGGACTCATATAGAAAACATCCTGAAAGCCCACATGGGCAGGAACTTGGGCCAGACCAACGAGGGCTTGATCCCCGTGTGTGTGCGTCGATCCTGGCGTGCTGTCAACCAGGCTCTTCCCGTGTCCAACACCCACGTGAAAACCAGCAATCTAGCAGCCCCGAAAAGTGGGAAAGCCTGTGTGAACACAGCCCAGGTGCTTTCCTTCCTCGAGCCGTGTACTCAGCAGGTGTTGGGAGCCcatattttgaggttttgggCCAAACACAGGTGGGGTCTACCCCTCAGGGTCCTCAAGCCCATTCAGTGCTTTAAACTGGAAAAGGTTTCATCCTTGTCCCTTACACAGCTTGCCGGTCCCTCCTCAGCCACCTGTGAATCTGGGGCTGGCTCAGAAGTTGAGGTGGACATGTTCCTTAGAAAGCCACCAATGCCAAGTCTGAGAAAGCAGGTGCTGACCAAAGCATCTGATCACATGCCAGAGAGTCTTCTGGCCTCCTCACCTGCATGTAAGCAGTTCCCGCGAGGAATCCCATCTTGGAATGATCATGGGCCCTTGAAGCCTCCTCCAGCTGGAGAGGAGGGCAGTTGGCCATCTATGCCCCTCACGTACAGCCTCACAGGCAGCACCCAGCAGAGCAGGAGCTTAGGAGCCCAATCTTCAAAGGCTGGAGAGACAAGGGAGGCAGTGCCACAATGCAGAGTCCCCTTGGAAACCTGTATGCTGGCAAACCTCCAAGCCACAAGTGAGGATGTGCATGGTTTCGAGGCTCCAGGGACCAGCAAAAGCTCTCTACACCCTAGAGTGTCTGTCTCCCAAGATCCAAGAAAGCTGTGTCTTATGGAGGAGGTTGTTAGTGAATTTGAGCCTGGAATGGCCACAAAGTCAGAGACCCAGCCTCAAGTTTGTGCCGCTGTTGTGCTCCTTCCAGATGGGCAAGCATCTGTTGTGCCCCACGCTTCAGAGAATTTGGCTTCTCAAGTGCCCCAGGGCCATCTCCAGAGCATGCCTACTGGGAACATGTGGGCTTCCCAGGAGCTACATGACCTCATGGCAGCCAGAAGGAGCAAACTGGTGCACGAGGAGCCCAGAAACCCAAACTGTCAAGGCTCATGCAAGAGCCAAAGGCCAATGTTTCCCCCTATTCACAAGAGTGAGAAGTCTAGGAAGCCCAACttagaaaaacatgaagaaaggCTTGAAGGATTGAGGACTCCTCAACTTACCCCAGTCAGGAAAACAGAAGACACCCATCAGGATGAAGGCGTCCAGCTACTGCCATCAAAGAAACAGCCTCCTTCAATAAGCCACTTTGGAGAAAACATCAAGCAATTTTTTCAGtggattttttcaaagaaaaaaagcaagccaGCACCAGTCACTGCTGAGAgccaaaaaacagtaaaaaacagATCATGTGTGTACAGCAGCGGTGCTGAAGCTCAGGGTCTCATGACGGCAGTTGGACAAATGCTGGAGAAGAAAATGTCACTTTGTCATGCGTGCCATGCCTCGAAGGTAAATCAGCACAAACAGAAGTTTCAAGTCCCAGTCTGTGGGTTTCCCTGCAACCACAGGCACCTCTTCTACTCAGAACACGGCAGAATACTGAGCTATGCAGCCAGCAGTCAACAAGCCACTCTCAAGAGCCAGGGTTGTCCCAACAGAGACAGGCAAATCAGAAATCAACAGCCCTTGAAAAGTGTGCGGTGCAACAATGAGCAATGGGGCCTGCGACATCCCCAAATCTTGCACCCCAAGAAAGCTGTATCCCCAGTCAGTCCCCCTCAGCACTGGCCGAAGACATCCGGTGCCTCTagccaccatcaccactgtccaaGGCACTGTCTTCTTTGGGAAGGTATCTGA